In Vitis vinifera cultivar Pinot Noir 40024 chromosome 4, ASM3070453v1, the genomic window CATCCTACGATGAGAGGAATCAGAATGCCTGTCTGTTTATTTCCTTTCCTGCCGATCCAATTGCTGCTgcattttgaaataatatgaaCTTGTAAATTAAAACTATTAGCTACCTGTTCATAATCTCCATATAGTAGTAGAGCTTCTGAAGTGGgaaaaaacaacaaacaaaaaaaaaaaccaaaacacacacacacaacaaaCTAGAGAGAATTTTGTGTTCTAATCACTGAAAAAGACAGGTTGGACTTTTTGAAACAATCCATTAGTCACTGTGTGGGATAAAAAGCCATAGCCTCCATGTCAGATCTACCATGTTCTTCAATGTGGTGATATTGCCACGATGTAAAAAATTCAAAGACTTCTGTGACAAAAGACCAGTTCAAGATCTTCTTTTTGTTATAATCAATAAAGGGCATATTGTTGTAAATATTAGACAAGTGCCTAATCTCCTACATATTTCAATTGAGCTGCTTTTCACTTGGTGAACATCTGTTAGTGAAATCCATGCACCAAACATCCCTCTACTCATGTTCATCAAATCAATCATACCTTCTAGGgtaaaacaaaaaggaaaaggaaatatcGTTTGTGTTGATGTTCATCCCTGTTTTGCAGTGCCACTACAGTTACAGTGATTGTGGGCTCGGATCAGATGGGACAGATAGGCTTGTACAATTGGTCCAGGAAATGCAGCACAATAAAGTGTCTAAATTTGAAGATGGAACCTTATATGGGGCAAAGATCACTGGAGGGGGCTCTGGTGGAACAGTTTGTGTGATAGGCAGGAACTGCCTAAGGAGCAGCCAACAAATCCTCGAGGTAATTTTATTTAAACACTGGAACTCCAGAATTGTTCCTCGTATTCTTCTTTGATTGCTTAACTGGTTTATAGCATGGTCTTGCATTCCTCATTTCCGGGCTCTGTTCTTTTACAAGACACCCAATACATTGTGCTGGAGTAGTAACAGGCTATTTGGTACTTAAAATCCAGATTCAGCAGAGATACAAAGGCGCAACGGGCTATTTACCTCTGGTGATTGAGGGCTCATCACCAGGTGCAGGGAAGTTCGGTTATCTGAGAATCCGCCGTCGATTCCCTCCAAAGCAGAGTGTCGTCTCTCTTCAAAGCAACTACAATTGATGAAGCAATCATATTACAGAATAACAAGTACAGCAACCAGAATTATCGAAGGGTAGTAGATGAAGTTTCTGGGCGATTCTTATTCCTCAATGTCACTGAAAACACCTTAGGAATGATAAAATTTCCATCAGGAGACTGACTGTTATTGAACTGATTtcatttattcataaaattagcCTCgtattttagtttttgtttttgcacCGAAAAAATTCATCCAATCATAAATGATCAGATGGTCAAAGGACAATGAGTAACATTGCTGAAAccttcatattttctttccagAATCTAGGGTCAAATTGGACATTTTACAAACATAATATAACTTGTAGACATtgaaacaattcttcaaaagtAATTTTTCCCCTTTAATTTTTAGTCTAAaaccttattttaaaaaatataattttttataaattggaaaCCAAAGTTTTAAAACGCGCTTTCTTAATGTATAATAAGATGCGGTTTCTATAGAGgcattttccttttccatttttttttttttgtttcaagttAAAAAGCAATAAAATGTGATAACTTGGGATttgataaaccaacttaatagttaagttattaagtaaattaagaatatttgataaaaataaattaatgatgtGATTTAaagtaataagtaataaataaaaataattaatttattttttaagtttatatctttattttaattttttgtcttcatttgTGCTATTTGCTATTTTATGATTTCTACTGTTACTCGACTTTCTTtgtcctaattataatttatgagaaaaaatatgttaatttgataatttaaaataaattttatcaattaatcttaatacttaatgtaaaaattaaataataaattttaaattaataatataatttaacttaaattcaacttaaattattaagtaataagtattaaattttactaaatacacccaaaaaattcaaaatataaaagaaatcaatgaaattaacccaatttttttttcttaagtaacataaataaaaaaatagtccAAATATAAGTTGATCTAATTTTTGTAATGTTGTGTACAAAAATTTACattaattcttcaataattcccaaactatataatattatagaaataaaaatttgattgaaatttaacgaaatattaaattaaaaatataaaaaagaaattatttcaaaaattttattattttgtttttgtttttcatttctttattatGATCCTTTGATATCATGTATTTCTTTAATCTGAACTTTCAACGGTCCTGATTGAAGGTTCGATGTATTCGGATTCAGTACTTCAGGACTTTTCCAATTTCAAATAATGACGTGTAGGAGGCCGTAGGGAATCTTTTGGGATTCCTATAAATATGGAGGATGTGGACTGAATCAGGAGATTACATTCAGGAAATGGCTATGGCTTCTTCAGCTCCTCAGAATCTTCACGCCGTCTTCGTCTACGGAAGCCTCTTGGCCGACGAGGTCGTCGCTGTTCTCCTGAACCGCGTTCCTCAGTCCTCCGCTGCCGTCCTCCACAACTTGTCAGTCTCTCCATTCActctttctcttgttttctCGTTTGGATTTTGGACTTGTGATTTCTCAATCTCGATTCTGGTTTTAGCTTCATTTGATTTGCTTTTCATACCGCTGTTGTTGGTCTTGGAGAATAATTTGAATGGATATTGCTATATTTTCGATTTTTGCTCTTACAAACAAGAAATGGAGCTCGTGTTCTAGAATCGATTAGGGACTGTTTGGATTTACACTTCCTTGATTTGATAACCGATTTCGtgtttttcagaaaaaaatgaaattgaggaTAGCCTTAAGCTTGTCTGtttgatttttccttatttgttttatctgattggttgctgagaaaccgGAGGAAAAGGTAATCACAGAAAAAATTATCTCCTCACTCTTTATTATTTGTTCAGGGGGTTTTATTAGAGGGATGAAAAGGCAGGATCTTGTGTTCCTGCACCTTTGGGTCATTGCATTTTGATATTGGGGAACTCTAAAATGGTATTGAGTGAAGTAGAGGCATTCCTTTAATCTAGTGGCCAGCTTATGAGCTTTGCCAAAGGATTTTCCCCCCTAGAGTTGGTAGTTTTTGTTGGGTTAGCTTTGTATCCACTGCTCTGCTGTTTTAGCTCTTTTAACTCTTTTGGCGTGGCTTCTTCTGAAGGATATCTAATCCCTTTGTTGGGATGCCTTTGATtctgttttttaattaaagaattcaAGAAACATGAATTGTTACTATCATGTATGAAGTGATTGTGCATAGCTCCAGCATCCTCATTCTTTAGCTATTATCATTTTCCAGATGTAACTTGGTAAGGTCATTTATTCTCTCTCTggttcactttgaattggttcTAACTTGCAGCCATAGGTTTAGCATCAAAGGACGTGTTTATCCTGCAATTCTACCAGTAGAGAACAAGAAAGTTACAGGAAGGGTCTGTGGAATCATCCATTTTGGTTAATAGCTGCATAGTAGATAAAGTatactttaattttaaagaCCTAACTTCCTATTTCTATCTTTATCATTGAAATCCATTCATGTGAGCTTGCTATATTTTGTTGAAGTCTTATTGAtgtttagaaatgaaattacaTCATGCCTTCCATGTTTTTGCACAATAAATTAcgttataaataatttttaccaCTTCCTTCGTTTTTGCTTCCAGGAAAgtagtaaggaaaaaaaaaaatagggaaaatgatttttttcatattagtttcaaattatttaatcttttatatggaagaattaaaataagtgaaataagtttgaaatagtatataaaaataatttattgactttaaatttattttaattttcctataatttctatttttcatctCAATTTTCTTTCCTCTATGTTTTCCTGGAAAATTTCTTGGAACCATATGTAGCCTTAGTTTTTTCAAATGTTACCCAAAGTCCTTTCTCAATTTCCCCCCAAAAAATTGATACATGATTCTGTGGCTTGGCATTGGCAGACTTCATCTATACCAAGAACCATAAAATAAGGGCTAAATACCTTGAATTGCCAATGAggaaatgttttattttcttctgcACTTTAATATACAAATAATCCATTTGTGGCCTAGGATTGAATGTTTTTTTCAAGTAGTTCAAGACTCCAATAGCCCCATCTGATCTGCTCCATATCTGAACAGGAATCATAGTTGTTAGGTGTTTGTTCATGCAAATCTGACTTACATGCTTAGCTAAACTTAATATGACTTACAAAACTGATTATTATTAGTTTGTCATTAAAATTTTGCTGCAGGTCCTTTTGGGTGTCACAGATCCTGAATTGAATATTTTAGATACATTTGAGGATGTTGAATATGACCGGCGCACTGTGGAGGTTTCTTTGATGGTAAGCGGACTTG contains:
- the LOC100244120 gene encoding AIG2-like protein D, whose amino-acid sequence is MWTESGDYIQEMAMASSAPQNLHAVFVYGSLLADEVVAVLLNRVPQSSAAVLHNFHRFSIKGRVYPAILPVENKKVTGRVLLGVTDPELNILDTFEDVEYDRRTVEVSLMDGPEKLQAKTYVWRNSNDTNLYGDWDFEQWKGVHMENFVKMTMSFVEELELPESMPRVTTYETFFQQGSDNPPMS